The Clostridiales bacterium DNA segment ACCACTGCTGATACTAAAAAGGATCCCTTCGGGCCACTTCCAGAAAAAACTACGATGACTGTATTTAAATTGGAAGCTGAGGTACCTCAGAATCTTAATTCCGGGGAAACCCAAACGAACAATCTTTATGTTAAGGAAGCTAGTAAAAGACTAAATATAGATTATCAATTTCCGATTGATATGAAGGGCGGTCCTGCTGCTTCAGATAAGATGAATTTAATGATTGCCAGCAATGACATTCTTGATGTAATGACCGTAGGTTACAATCAATTTTTAACCATGCAGAAGTCTGATATGCTGCAAGACCTTACAAACGCATATAATGATTATGCGGCTCCGGCCGTTAAGGATTGTTATAAAAGTGATAACGGACAAGCATTAAAACAGGTTACAAAAGATGGAAAATTATATGGTCTTCCAACTATGGGATGCTTGCACAATTCAGATCCCGAAATATGGTTGCGTCAGGACTGGCTTGACAAATTGAAATTAAAGGCTCCTACGACACTAGATGAACTTATGCCAATACTGAAAGCTTTCATAGAAAATGATCCGGATGGAGATGGCAAGAAAGATACTGTAGGCTTAGCCGGGCAGGAATCATTCGCGAATGAAACAGCTCAGACTTTCTCATATGATGCTATTTTTGATACTTATAAGTCATATGTAAAGACTTGGTTAAAAGACAGCAATGGTTCTGTAGTATATGGTTCAATAACTCCTGAAACAAAAACGGCTCTTTCAAAACTACATGATATGTATGCACAAGGCCTGCTGCCAAAAGATTTTGCAATAACCAAATCTGATCAGGCAAATCAGCTTGTAGCCTCAGGAAAAGCCGGAGCTTTTTTTGGACCGTGGTGGTCAGGATGGTCTCCATTGACAGATTCTATTAAAAATAATCCTAAAGCGGATTGGAAAGCATATGTTCTTAAAGATGTCGATGGCAAATACAATGCAAAACAAGAATTACCCGTATCTTCAGTAGCAGTACTTAAAAAGGGATTTAAATATCCTGAAGCTCTTGTAAAGTCCATAAACTTTTATTATCAGATACAGCTTGATGATCCGTCATTAGTAGGCGGAGATCCCTACAATGGAAAGAATCCTATGCCTGATTGGGGTTCAATGCCTGTCGCACTTGGTCTTTGGAGAGCGGACTCTGTTCTTCGCGATCATCAGGGCATGGAAGCATATGCGGCTGGAACAACGCCAGCAGTTACTCCAAGTAAGCAAAACCAAAAATACTATTCTGATGTTGCAGCAAACTGGAAAAAAGGTTTAAGCTATCTTAAGAGTAATCCTGATAGCTTTGGAGATGCTTTTTCGAGATTTGTAGGCGTGCAGCCTATTGAGGATGCAAAAACTAATCCGATATATAGTGTTTTCTA contains these protein-coding regions:
- a CDS encoding extracellular solute-binding protein, which codes for MKKNEVKIISFVLLFALVLTTLSGCGSKGSTPKISQGSQTTADTKKDPFGPLPEKTTMTVFKLEAEVPQNLNSGETQTNNLYVKEASKRLNIDYQFPIDMKGGPAASDKMNLMIASNDILDVMTVGYNQFLTMQKSDMLQDLTNAYNDYAAPAVKDCYKSDNGQALKQVTKDGKLYGLPTMGCLHNSDPEIWLRQDWLDKLKLKAPTTLDELMPILKAFIENDPDGDGKKDTVGLAGQESFANETAQTFSYDAIFDTYKSYVKTWLKDSNGSVVYGSITPETKTALSKLHDMYAQGLLPKDFAITKSDQANQLVASGKAGAFFGPWWSGWSPLTDSIKNNPKADWKAYVLKDVDGKYNAKQELPVSSVAVLKKGFKYPEALVKSINFYYQIQLDDPSLVGGDPYNGKNPMPDWGSMPVALGLWRADSVLRDHQGMEAYAAGTTPAVTPSKQNQKYYSDVAANWKKGLSYLKSNPDSFGDAFSRFVGVQPIEDAKTNPIYSVFYGQTPTMEKKKANLDKIETQAMLDIIVGDKSVDTFDSFVKQWKSMGGDEITKEVQDAIK